The following are encoded in a window of bacterium genomic DNA:
- a CDS encoding HAD-IA family hydrolase, with translation MGRKKYHGRRVSAMIFDLDGTLIDSGLDIALSANFARGHFGLAALDEATAISYVGDGVEKLLERALTVDGVAPAPEMVAEGLGVFRDHYGRHCLDTTALYPGVLDTLLHFHRLPMMIATNKPRAFTDAILAGLHVDGAFRRVVTADEAPRKPDPAQLAMCLDGLDVAPAEVAVVGDSPNDIRAARALGAVAVGVTYGLKPAGVIRAEQPDLILTAFAELRDAFPARDTL, from the coding sequence ATGGGCCGCAAGAAGTATCACGGCCGCCGCGTATCGGCGATGATCTTCGACCTCGACGGGACGCTCATCGACTCGGGGCTGGACATCGCCCTCTCGGCCAATTTCGCGCGCGGCCACTTCGGTCTGGCGGCGCTCGACGAGGCGACGGCGATCTCCTACGTCGGGGACGGCGTGGAGAAGCTCCTGGAACGGGCCCTGACCGTGGACGGCGTCGCGCCCGCGCCGGAGATGGTCGCCGAGGGCCTGGGGGTGTTCCGCGACCACTACGGCCGTCACTGCCTGGACACCACCGCGCTCTATCCCGGCGTCCTCGACACCCTGCTGCATTTCCATCGCCTGCCGATGATGATCGCCACCAACAAACCGCGCGCGTTCACGGATGCCATCCTCGCCGGACTGCACGTGGACGGCGCCTTCCGGCGCGTCGTGACGGCCGACGAAGCCCCCAGGAAGCCCGATCCCGCGCAGCTGGCGATGTGCCTAGACGGACTGGACGTCGCGCCCGCCGAGGTAGCCGTGGTGGGCGACAGCCCCAACGACATCCGTGCGGCCCGCGCCCTGGGCGCGGTGGCCGTGGGAGTGACCTACGGCCTGAAGCCGGCGGGGGTGATCCGCGCCGAGCAACCCGACTTGATCCTGACAGCCTTCGCCGAGCTCCGCGACGCCTTCCCCGCGCGGGACACGCTCTGA